ttgattggaccacccgcctgccatatttgagacacgtgtttaaaaaccgtttttttcgcaaaaattgtactgtaatatgttaaaaaaaccggccaagagcgtgtcgggccacgctcagtgtagggttccgtagttttccgtatttttctcaaaaactactaaacctatcaagttcaaaacaattttcctagaaagtgtttataaagttctacttttgtgattttttcatattttttaaacatatggttcaaaagttagaggggggggacgcactttttttcctttaggagcgattatttccgaaaatattaatattatcaaaaaacgatattagtaaacccttattcatttttaaatacctatccaacaatatatcacacgttggggttggaatgaaaaaatatatcagcccccactttacatgtagggggggtaccctaataaaacattttttttccattttttatttttgcactttgttggcgtgattgatatacatattggtaccaaatttcagctttctaatgataacggttactgagattatccgcggacggacggacggacggacggacggacggacagacagacatggcgaaactataagggttcctagttgactacggaaccctaaaaagggatataagtgtaaataaatgtatattgaAGTCCCTGGATTACTTTTTTCTACaatctactgttttttttacctaaataaagttactttaatacatggaagtggaaaatgtaGCCATCTGATATTTGATCGAGTCTGTCAAAATTCACAAATGGAATAAATTTTTTTGCTATGGAATAATTTTCGCCGTTTCATAATGAATCCAGTGATATGtggtttatgcacaacatccctacattttttgagtaattataatttttgtaacataagtaacattcgcgatgaccacccgcgagggccccgccactcaagggtaaactttttctgtcattttatcggtatccttgccactcaacagctttttatttcaagtccggctcccggttacctgccactttacgTGCGGTTGGTTCCCGGATTTCGCCAACTGAAGGGCTAACAAGCAGCCGCTCCGTACAGACGAgtgagagcgagaaaagaataactcgTTCCCACTTACAAGTTACAGACGACGGTGACGACGGGCTGGTTTACATAagactccgcgcacacgggcgacaaaactgttttgtctccgtcgctcggtctatgggctagtatgaaggtgcgcacacgaggcgacgcaacttttcatacaaatacgaaagttgccgagcaactttgtcgcccgtgtgcgcggagccttacacaaaatgccgccattctaaattcttacctatatACATTACAAAcggacgacattgaattctattgcgacGCGCGAAGGTTCTTctgcaataatattatactgtTCTACACGATCTTATATTCAGCGCCCTCCATACTGGCGCGCGTATCGCGTCGCGAATGCTgcgaacgcgagtgtggatTCGATACGCAGAAAGTTCCACACGCGTTCGCGGCGTCGCGCCGCGATACGGGTGCTAGTGTGTGGAGGGCGCTTTCGTAGAGCGTGTTAGAgggtgcgcccacgggcgacttttttgtcgcgaccatgggctagtatgaaagtgcgctcacgaagcgaaagcgacgcaacttttcatacaaatacgtaagtcgccgagcaactttgtcgcccgtgggcgcaaaTAAACTTTATGTCTGTTTATGTTGACTGGATTTTTAGCTAAGCAGGGTTCAAAGTGGTTCGCGtagttaaatataatatacggctattcaattcaattctttaTTACAATCTTGTTCAATACATACAGAACAGATGTAAAATATTATGTAGTTGGTACATTGATACCCTGTTATGTTATGGCACAACAGGTGAACAGGCTAAGTTTTGAAAAGTGAGCTaggaacaaattatgggacgcgtccgCGGATCTTCCACTGCCGCGatctaattaattaatatacactgaattgtgcaaactatcggaCGTAAGCcatggacgtggccttgagcgcactgACGTATGGACGTCATTTGGTGTGCTGGATGTTTCAAGACTGTGGACTGCGTCCATTTGCGACGCGTCGAATCACATTCAAATGTAAAGCGTGCGGAGCGGTGCCGCGAACGCAAGTGTGGAATCGATACGCAGAAAGTACCGGaagttttgttccgtgcacactgatcggtcgcggtcgcggtcgatttaagctaggaacacactacgcggacgtccgtcgtaaatcgaccgcggacgggaatctggacaatggaaatacatatgaccgtgcaaactatcggtcgacggacgcggacgtggccttgagcgcacggacgtccgatcgaaatctggctctctggatgttttgttccgtgcacactgataggtcgcggtcgcggtcgttttacgacggacgtccgcgtagtatgttctaGCTGACGACGGAGCTATGTTCCTTGCTTAAAGCAGGCCACGTcgacgtccgtcgaccgatagtttgcacggtcaAGTGTaaattcattgtccagatccccgtccgcggtcgatttacgacggacgtccgcgtagtatgttcctagactacagctaggaacatactacgcggacgtccgtcgtaaaacgaccgcgaccgcgaccgatcagtgtgcacggaacaaaacatccagagagccagatttcgatcggacgtccgtgcgctcaaggccacgtccgcgtccgtcgaccgatagtttgcacggttatgtgtatttccattgtccagattcccgtccgcggtcgatttacgacggacgtccgcgtagtgtgttcctagctttaccgtgcaaactatcggtcgacggacgcggacgtggccttgagcgcacggacgtccgatcgaaatctggctctctggatgttttgttccgtgcacactgataggtcgcggtcgcggtcgttttacgacggacgtccgcgtagtatgttcctagcttgatgTATGAAATATGAATATTGTAAGTATAGATATAgtttatgatttaagtattgatattgattttagtaagtttatttatgtttatattgcatgtgaatttttaatgtaaaagtGAATGTcgtatccgtacagtcgtttgtaaatgtgcctacagaacttcctctgcactctttctagcatagtgttttgttctttagTATTAATGGTATTTAGTAGTtatgtagtaggtatgtatataagtaaatattatgatgattatttaatgttatataCATGTATTTAATAGAGGTAGATAGGTATAGTGGTTACACCACAGGCCCTTAGTGTACGCCACATTAGAATGCAAATAAACTAAAGATCTATTCTATTCATCAGGCTTTAGTCGACGCCAGGCTTaacaagttaacattaaaagcATCGACATTCGATATAACTCCCGATTCAGAATTATCGGAACAGGAAGTGAACCTCCGTAACATCCCGGGCGCTAACACACGACCGCCCCATGCCAAGGTTCTTCCGtgcgtgagagcgagaagataacTTATTCGCGCTCCCACTGATGAAGAACTTTAGACTGACACACCCCGGTCGTGCGTTAGCACTATAATGCAGCTAACAAACGACCACACCGCGACCTTGAAAGTTTTCAACTATTCACATGAGAGCAAGAAAGACTTAAGttgtacacatgtggccaacggttccaccaacccttggtggaaccccatggccaagcgtgtagagggctacttggccgtatgttggcagttggcgttagcgctggccggccaaccgattggtgtcggttttttgcccacacatcaaaggatcttagcgccaatggccaactgcgtttacacgttggcgtttcattcagtttgtcgtcagccgtcagagaggacagtagtgaaatatttatgaaaataataagtttatctatgccaataatagtgttgattttaggaaataaaataaccttgcaaatgtttaatgtattgcctaaaaaagataaatgtgcttatcagaatattcaaaatattgttaatatttcaaataatttaattttactatggggttattattttttaatcaaattttgctgacaacgtaaatgacctagaatttcctagccttttccattccacgtccatctttcatgaagagccaatgccaagtgattggttcgccaatgtgtaaacagcggctcttatcttggccaaggggttccaccaagggttggtggaaccgttggccacatctgtacagcggccataacgtAACTATGCAAGTGCAGACGCCAATGTGCgaccacgggcgacaaagtctcgcgacgacttttttgtcgctcacatctagtctatgggctagtatgaaagtatTGAAAGTGCACACACCACACACAGGCAGGTATATACTATCCCATCCTCATAGACTAGATGTGAGCGACAAATAAGCTGTCGAGAGACTTTGTCGCCCATGGGCGCATATCCTGAATGGGTCCTTATGAAagttatgaatatgaataaattaCAGTTACCCAAGGCCCACATTTTATCAAAGAATTTTCTAAACACTGATATGccttctgaaaaaaaacattttgttttgtgGTCTCTATTGCAAATCCTAACTGTCCATAATTATTGCAGCCTGCTGTCCACACAGTATTATCATCTAATATTATTGCAGAATGCAAATTGCCACACGATATGTATTTTACATTAGTATCACATATATCACCATTTTCATTGAAGATGTCAACTAAAGTGGGATGACCATAGCTGTTGGGGCCATCTTGATGTACTTTTTGTAGGTCATTGTTAACTGGCTCTGTCTCTTTTATTCCTAACTGTCCAGTTTCATTCCATCCCCAAGCATATAGGTCTCCTGATTCACTTAATGCTAAGGAATGCCAACCACCAGCACTTATCATAGTTATGTGAATACCACTGAGAGCTTCTAATTCTTTGGGAGAGTCAATACTGTTAAGATCTCCATGACCAAGCTGCAGCCTCCTGAAAAAAGAAGAAAAGGAATCTTATTTAAGAACtaaatttaagaaaatggtACAATGATCCACAGATGATGATGGTGTACAGTGGGCCAAGGAAGTGGTCTAccagttttgacaaaagtttctgtgagctctaacgatcgctaaggttaacttgacacatggcatgacgtaaATATCAAATATAGACAGAGCtattgtcactgacataatattattgcaagcggaaatcgcccttgttgtctcatgacgttcaaaTGAACTACAACCGTAtggtggtaaaccacatttttggtcgactgtacaaAAATATCACCTGTCAATTTTGTATGGCCTACATAGTAATTATATGAGTAATAGTAATATATTTCACCTTCCATTTCCCCATGAGTATACCCTGCCTTTATCAGTAAGCAGCAGATAATGCTCATATCCACATTGTACATCACAAACTTTGCCAAAGCAGTGGGAGACATCTAAGGGTCCAGGTAATATTCCACTATAAACAGCTCCTTCTGctgttaaacaaatgaaattatagTTTGAAGTACAAACTTTAACAATTGGATCATCTTCTTTATACCGTTTAATTGTACTTGGAATTTCTGTCTTCATATTTATAATCTTAACATTTTCTATGTTTTCCAGATTGACCACCCACATTGTATGTGACTGGATCTCAAAGAGAAATAAATTGTATTCATTTCCAGACAGCAATAATTTATTGTTTGGTATAACTTTTGTTGGTAAAGGTAGCTTAACTAGCTctttattttttccattaaatgatccgattaaataaaatgtatttttatgttgtaACAAATTGTAGGACCAGCCAATATGGATAAATTTGATTTCATTTATATCAATATCGTAATTGCTGTATTCACAGTCTTTCACGGACACTTGTTGAAATTCATTTAGCACAGGATTTGTATGAAACCACTGTCCATGTAAGTTTGACCCACACActatgtacatacttatatatttttataattaattcacAGTTTGGTCTTGTagcataaataaatgaaaataaacaatAGGGGTACGTTTAAACTGGCTGTCTGTTACTAGCTAGTAGTAGCTGTAATACATGATTTTATGAAAAAAGCTTAGATATGTTACTAAGCTAAATAAATGAATGCTACTGAACAcgattaaaatttaataaatcctgaaaaaactgaaaaatatGTAAGTTCAGATGGTGCAATGCAAGCACAGtattgagtatttttttttttctttggctTTTACTCCCTGCCAATTTGCACAGGGTGAATTTGCCAATGTCAGTGTTGGCTTGGTGTTACCGTTAGCGTTGACTTTCACACGTGAGGAGAATGttcggtatttttattttttatgaaggATGTGAAGCAAATGTGAAGGGAAAAcctaaaacaaaacatttgttATGAACGTCactcaagctaggaacacactacgcggacgtccgtcgtgaatcgaccgcggacgggaatctggacaatggaaatacacataaccgtgcaaactatcggtcgacggacgcggacgtggccttgagcgcacggacgtccgatcgaaatctggctctctggatgttttgttccgtgcacactgataggtcgcggtcgcggtcgttttacgacggacgtccgcgtagtatgttcctagcttaaagtagtgtgttcctagctttcgagcagagagccagatttcgatcggacgtccgtgcgctcaaggccacgtccgcgtccgttagtttgcacggttatgtgtatttccattgtccagattcccgtccgcggtcgattcacgacggacgtccgcgtagtgtgttcctagctttacacaAATTGATTAGCGAAGAAGCGGGAAGCGGATGACAGAATGTTAGTAATGCCAACATGAGGGAAATGAAAGAAAAGAAAACCATATTACATGTATAATAGGAATAAATGAAGTAATAGAATATTATAGACGAGAGTGAGAATGAATTTACGTTATTTATagtttaatgttatttgtttgtaaatatttaattaggatAGAAGTTAAGGTCGAATCCATGTAACAAAGTAGCGAGCTAAAGCATATAGGTCGTGGAACACTTTCGGGCAATACATCGTACAGTGAGTAGCTAGTAGCTACACATTGAACAAGAAAAGAAGATGTGATCCAAGTTACCCTCCTCTTGCCCGCATTGGCATAATGAGTTCGCGCGGACACCAATCATAGCCAGAAATAACGGAGTGCATACTTTTCCCAATCGCAACCGGCAAATTGTGGATATAACCCATTTAGGAGAATTACGAAAACGATAGAACCACGGCTTCCGAGTGATACGAGGTTGCACACATCCAATAGTGCTTGCCCGTCTGCAATTTCGAGATATCCCATTGCTCCTGCCATGTGGCAAACATGTCTGCGAGTGCGCCACTCAAAAGGTCAGTACTGTAAATTACCGATTTCACTGAACCAATGTCGATAGCTTGCCTTGCCCATGTATCAACCATCTCATTGCCATTAATGCCACAGTGGCTAGGAATCCAACTCAGAACTATGGTTAGACCCTTTGACTCACACCTGCGAAGTACGGTTTTGATTTCTAAAATCAAAGGgaactttattttcattttaaattggtTGCCAATAATAGCCTGCAGGCAACTTTTACTATCAGTAAAAATAATAGCTTTACTAATGTTGTGTGTCTCTGCATATTTGACAGCCTCAAGGATAGCAACTGCTTCGCCTGTAAAAATTGAAGATTGTGGAGGACATTTAAATGGGAGAGCTATATTGTATCGAGGAATCCACACTGCTGCTCCCACGCAACTGGTCGCATCCATCTTGGAAGCGTCAGTAAACATTAGTAAGTAATTTGaccatttttctaaaaatttattgaatttattgttTGCTCCTGgatcatttttgaaaatgcctatATCTAATATTACTTTAGGAGTATATATAAGGGTTTCAAATGCTACTTCAAATATGGGATTAGTACCGGATTTATATAAATTGGGGtagatattaattaatttggAAAAAGATATTACTGTTCTTGGGAAAACTTTAAAAGTCCAATATCTGTTTTCAGTGACCTCCAGCGCCAGCGGCCACAAGCGTGGAAGCATCAAGTGGCTATAGTATGAGCTGCTCTTGATTAAGAATCTGTCCGCAAGATACTGTCTGCGGAGAGCCAGTGGAGGGTCAACACTTTCTACCTGCATGCCATTCTTCGGAGAACACCTCATAGCGCCAAGTATAATCCTCAAGCATTTTGCCTGGATGAGGTCTAGTTTGTCAAGGCCATCCTTATTGCAAGGTTCCATTAAAAGTGACCCATAATCTATATGACTGCGTATGATGGCATTATATAGTAACTTCTGGCAATAAGGATGAGAACCCCACCACACCCCGGACAGTGCTCGTAGtatgttgatatttttttcacatttacctattatgtatttgtGGTGCAGAGTGCCAGACATTTTATGGTCCAAAATAACACCTAGAAACTTTACAAACTCCTTACTCTGAATTCTGACACCGTCGTAGTATACATCAGTTGTTGGCATGTTCCTTCTGCGGCTAAATGTAACAGTACAACTCTTTGTCGGAGATAGAGTAAGCCCATGGTCACCGAGCCAATCCCCAAGGTAACCCAGAGCCGTGTTCAGACTAGCAGTTGCTTTATCCATTGACTTTGCCATCGTATATAAGACAAGATCATCAGCGTACTGCAAGATGTTACAGAAGGATAAGACAGATTGTTCTAAGTCATATGTGTATATGTTGTAAAGAAGGGGGCTGAGTACCGATCCTTGAGGGAGACCTCTCCACAAAGTCCGAGGAGGACAATAGGAGTTGCCTTGTCTAATTTTGATAGACCTGCCCATAAATAGCGAGGTGACAATGTGTACAATCTTCGCGGGAATGCTCAGTTGTAGCATTTTAGCCCTGAGCACCGGAAGAAGCACATTGTCATATGCAGCAGAGATGTCGAGGAAACATCCCAGCAGATATTCGTTTTTTGATAAAGTAAGTCTAATATCACTCGTTAAAATGTTTAGGCTATCCATAGTGCTACGCCCCTTTCGGAAACCAAACTGTGTGTCTGCTAAAATTCCATTGTTTTCCACAAACCACTCAAGCCTATTTTTAACCAAGTGTTCTAATATCTTTCCCATTGTTGCAGAAAGAGCGATTGGTCGATAGGAATTAGCCTCGTCTGGGTTTTTAGACGGCTTTAGGATAGGAATGACTACCTGGGACTTCCAATCTGCTGGAACCTCTCCTGTGTTAAAGGCATGGTTTATGATGCCAAGCAGATATTCCTGTCCGGGAGTATTTAGCTTAGACAGGAAACAATATGGGATCCCATCCTCTCCAGGTGAAGTATTCCTTAAACCATTAATTACCAGGTTAAGCTCTGAAAATGAGAAGGGCTGGTCGAGAGAACAGGAGGAACGCGGCAGCGGGGGATATCAAACAGGACGCCTCAGGGACAGTTGGCGGGGCAAGCCTATCTGCGAATTCTGCCATCCAGGGGGAATCTATTGTTGGTTTAGATTCTGGATTAAATGAACCCCTAAATCTCTTAATATTTCGCCATACAAGAGATGGAGGGGTTCTAGGAGATAGGCTCTCGCAGAACCCCTTCCAGCCCCTCTTTTTAGCCTTTGCTAAGAAACGTTTTGTATGAGCCGaaactttttttaaagtaatgTAATCGTCCAAATTACCGGATTCATTGAAGAGGCGCTCCGCATCGTTTCTTTTTTTGATGGCAGTCGTGCAATCTGCGTTCCACCATGGGGGGAAGGAATTTTAACCCTGGCAGGCTTCTTTTTCGGGATAAATTTGTCGGCAGCttccaaaatgatatttttgaaGTACGTATACTTTCCCTCTTGGTCCATCTCAGTGGGGTTCCTCTCTTTGATACTTTCTTCGACAAAAAAAGCATAATTGGGCCAGTCTGCTGactgtattttgtatttcagcAGCGGCTCTGGCGGTGGTGAAGGGAGGATCGACGTTGGTTTAGTGATAATTATCGGAAAATGATCACTACCATATGATTGGCGCAAAACCCTCCTCGATAACAAGGACGATAGGTTCGGCGAACATACAGTCAGATCCAGAACAGATTGGGGGTTCTGACCTGGGTAAACCCGATGCGTGGGGGTACCGTCGTTAATGACTCCCACGTTAATGTCATCAAATAAATCCAGCAGAGCTGTTGAAAAAGCATCGGAATGGTATGATCCCCAAGAAATATTGTGGCAATTGAAGTCTCCTAGAATTACCAGAGGGTGTGGTACAGATGAGAGAATAGAATGCAATTCGTCTATATCAACTACCTCAGTATGGGGTATATATACAGAGATGAAATTAATGCCCATAACCTTTGCAGCTACGGCATTAATCCCATCCGAGTGGGGAGGGATAGAAATTTGAGAAAATGGGTAACAATGTTTAATCAATAACGCACATCCAGCACGTCCGTCACTACGGTCCTCCCGGAGGCACGAGAACCCCGGTACTCTAAAAAGAGCCCCGGGACGTAACCATGTCTCCGAGATGGCCGCAACGGACACAGCATGATCATTGATCAACTGGGTAAGTTCTGGTTTCTTTGGGATGATACTCCGACTATTCCATTGTAAAAAGTTGACCTGGTGACCTATTATGAATATGAAAGGTGAGTCGCTCTGCAAGTGTGACCATTAAAGGCGCAACGTCGTTCGGTAGAATGTCGCTCCATTTGGCGATGATATTTGTTAGTAACTTCAAACACAGCTCCATTAGGTTCTCCTGAGGGGTGACTCTATTGTAAGCACCATTCAGGGCCTGGCCATTGGGGAGCTGTGGTGGGGGAGtacgaacaatattattgtgggCCTCTCTGTCATAACCTGGGGAGAGGGGGACCCTCGCCCGGGGCGCCCGATAAATGGTCTTACGATAAGATGTCGTAGGCGGGGATGTTGGCATAAACGCATGGCAGGGTGACTCGGACGATCTAGAAGAGTCTGGAATCTGCTCAAACATGACTCTCGCTACGTCAGAGTATGGGCGGCGTACTGATGAGAACTGAGCAGCTGCCTCTGCATACGAAATACTCTGTTCAGACATAGCCAGTTTGATGGCTTTCTGCCGACCAAATTCGTTACATGTCTTGTCAGTCGCATAGTGTCTGCCGGAACAGAATATACATCTAACATGTTCAGGAGCAATGTTACATCCATCCCCAGGGTGTT
This genomic stretch from Leguminivora glycinivorella isolate SPB_JAAS2020 chromosome Z, LegGlyc_1.1, whole genome shotgun sequence harbors:
- the LOC125241378 gene encoding RCC1 domain-containing protein 1-like, with the translated sequence MYIVCGSNLHGQWFHTNPVLNEFQQVSVKDCEYSNYDIDINEIKFIHIGWSYNLLQHKNTFYLIGSFNGKNKELVKLPLPTKVIPNNKLLLSGNEYNLFLFEIQSHTMWVVNLENIENVKIINMKTEIPSTIKRYKEDDPIVKVCTSNYNFICLTAEGAVYSGILPGPLDVSHCFGKVCDVQCGYEHYLLLTDKGRVYSWGNGRRLQLGHGDLNSIDSPKELEALSGIHITMISAGGWHSLALSESGDLYAWGWNETGQLGIKETEPVNNDLQKVHQDGPNSYGHPTLVDIFNENGDICDTNVKYISCGNLHSAIILDDNTVWTAGCNNYGQLGFAIETTKQNVFFQKAYQCLENSLIKCGPWVTVIYSYS